In Micromonospora sp. NBC_01813, the following are encoded in one genomic region:
- the pdhA gene encoding pyruvate dehydrogenase (acetyl-transferring) E1 component subunit alpha: protein MAKVDRGTATRGRPATARRRTTKNTADPELVQLLTPDGERIDRFTAPDGTEYTVDFTDEEYRGLYRDLVVVRRLDAEATALQRQGELGIWASLLGQEAAQVGSGRALRPQDMAFPTYREHGVLYCRGIDPIMPLGLFRGVDQGGWDPVEFKFNMYTIVIGAQTLHATGYAMGITMDGKTGGDDGEAVIAYFGDGASAQGDVNEAFVWSSVFNAPVVFFCQNNQYAISEPLERQTRIPLYKRSSGFGFPGVRVDGNDVLASYAVTRAALDNARHGQGPTLIEAYTYRMGAHTTSDDPTRYRIASEVEAWQAKDPIARVRAFLDKQQIADADFFAEVDAQAKRDAVHLRERVLSLPDPAPISLFDNVYAHGSPLLDAEREQFERYQASFEGRTH, encoded by the coding sequence ATGGCGAAAGTCGACCGCGGGACGGCCACCCGCGGCAGACCAGCCACGGCTCGGCGGCGCACCACGAAGAACACCGCCGACCCGGAGCTGGTCCAGCTGCTCACCCCCGACGGCGAACGGATCGACCGGTTCACCGCACCAGACGGTACGGAGTACACGGTCGACTTCACCGACGAGGAGTACCGGGGTCTCTACCGCGACCTCGTCGTGGTGCGCCGGCTCGACGCCGAGGCGACCGCCCTGCAGCGGCAGGGCGAGTTGGGCATCTGGGCGAGCCTGCTCGGCCAGGAGGCCGCTCAGGTCGGCTCCGGCCGGGCACTGCGCCCGCAGGACATGGCCTTCCCCACCTACCGCGAACACGGTGTGCTCTACTGCCGGGGGATCGACCCGATCATGCCGCTGGGCCTGTTTCGCGGCGTCGATCAGGGCGGCTGGGATCCGGTCGAGTTCAAGTTCAACATGTACACGATCGTGATCGGCGCCCAGACGCTGCACGCCACCGGCTACGCCATGGGCATCACCATGGACGGCAAGACCGGCGGCGACGACGGCGAGGCGGTCATCGCGTACTTCGGTGACGGCGCGTCCGCTCAGGGTGACGTCAACGAGGCGTTCGTCTGGTCCAGCGTCTTCAACGCACCCGTCGTCTTCTTCTGTCAGAACAACCAGTACGCCATCTCCGAACCGCTGGAACGGCAGACCAGGATCCCGCTGTACAAGAGGTCGTCCGGCTTCGGCTTCCCCGGCGTACGGGTGGACGGCAACGACGTGCTGGCCAGCTACGCGGTGACCCGGGCCGCCCTGGACAACGCCCGGCACGGGCAGGGACCGACGCTGATCGAGGCGTACACCTACCGGATGGGCGCGCACACCACGTCGGACGACCCGACCCGCTACCGGATCGCCAGCGAGGTGGAGGCCTGGCAGGCGAAGGACCCGATCGCCCGGGTGCGCGCCTTCCTGGACAAGCAGCAGATAGCCGACGCGGACTTCTTCGCCGAGGTCGACGCGCAGGCCAAGCGGGACGCGGTGCACCTGCGGGAGCGGGTGCTGAGCCTGCCCGACCCGGCGCCGATCTCGCTGTTCGACAACGTGTACGCGCACGGTTCGCCGCTGCTCGACGCGGAGCGGGAGCAGTTCGAGCGCTACCAGGCGTCGTTCGAAGGAAGGACGCACT